A single window of Flavobacterium aestivum DNA harbors:
- a CDS encoding NAD(P)H-dependent oxidoreductase, translating into MKKIFIINGGQKFGHSGGKFNHTIANASAEFFLNHKDFEVKSTDINEDYDPVKEVEKFVWADVVIYHTPIWWFQLPYGFKKYIDVVFSEGHDKGIYKSDGRSSANPAINYGTGGMLHGKKYMVTSSWNAPKEAFTLPGEFFGETSVDNGPLFGFHRMNAFTGMTPLEGIHFHDIEKNANVLSDLESYEKHLTKLFLN; encoded by the coding sequence ATGAAAAAGATATTTATAATAAATGGGGGACAAAAGTTCGGACATTCAGGCGGAAAATTCAATCATACAATAGCAAATGCCTCTGCTGAATTTTTTCTAAACCATAAAGATTTTGAAGTAAAAAGTACAGACATCAATGAAGATTATGATCCTGTTAAAGAAGTTGAAAAGTTTGTTTGGGCCGATGTGGTTATTTATCATACTCCAATTTGGTGGTTTCAATTGCCTTATGGATTTAAGAAATACATAGACGTTGTGTTTTCGGAAGGACATGATAAAGGAATCTATAAAAGTGATGGGCGTTCTTCTGCAAATCCGGCAATAAATTATGGAACTGGAGGAATGTTACATGGAAAAAAATACATGGTAACTAGCTCATGGAATGCTCCAAAAGAAGCCTTTACATTGCCTGGAGAGTTTTTTGGCGAAACCAGTGTAGATAATGGACCGTTGTTTGGATTTCATAGAATGAACGCTTTTACGGGAATGACTCCATTGGAAGGAATACATTTTCATGATATAGAGAAAAATGCCAATGTGTTAAGCGATTTAGAATCTTATGAAAAGCATTTGACTAAATTGTTTTTGAATTAA
- the lgt gene encoding prolipoprotein diacylglyceryl transferase → MTHALNIVWNPSEGIDLGFFVIRFYSLMFVIAFGLGWYIMKHIFERESVSIDKLDSLFVWTVLATLVGARLGHVFFYDWEYYRNNLSEIILPFRFSPKFQFTGYQGLASHGAAISIIIAMYFFSKKVLYKPILWILDRVVIPVASGAIFVRLGNFFNSEIVGKETSSSFGIRFVRDQFSPREAVNATQLPTPKEAYNAIATNPQYANLLQQVPAKHPAQLYEAFCYIFVFAVLFFLYWKTDARKKSGFLFGLFLVLLFTVRIVVESVKESQGGFENELGNILSTGQWLSIPFIVVGLYFAIMAKKTNEI, encoded by the coding sequence ATGACACACGCATTAAACATTGTTTGGAACCCCTCTGAAGGTATAGATTTAGGCTTTTTTGTTATTCGCTTTTACAGCTTAATGTTCGTAATAGCTTTTGGATTGGGTTGGTATATTATGAAACATATTTTTGAAAGAGAAAGTGTTTCCATTGACAAATTAGATTCTTTGTTTGTCTGGACAGTACTAGCAACCTTAGTTGGTGCACGTTTAGGACATGTTTTCTTTTACGATTGGGAATATTATCGTAACAATCTGTCCGAAATCATTTTACCTTTCAGATTCAGTCCAAAATTCCAATTCACAGGATATCAAGGATTGGCAAGTCACGGAGCCGCAATTTCTATTATCATTGCAATGTATTTTTTCAGCAAAAAAGTACTTTACAAACCTATTTTGTGGATATTAGACAGAGTAGTCATTCCTGTAGCTAGCGGTGCCATTTTTGTGAGATTGGGGAATTTTTTCAACTCAGAAATAGTGGGTAAAGAAACTTCTTCTTCTTTTGGGATTCGTTTTGTAAGAGATCAATTTAGCCCAAGGGAAGCTGTTAATGCAACTCAACTCCCTACACCAAAAGAAGCTTACAACGCTATTGCAACCAACCCCCAATATGCCAATTTATTGCAACAGGTTCCTGCCAAACATCCAGCACAGTTATATGAAGCTTTTTGCTACATTTTTGTATTTGCAGTTTTGTTTTTCCTCTATTGGAAAACTGATGCCAGAAAAAAATCAGGATTTTTATTCGGTCTATTCCTTGTACTTCTATTCACGGTACGTATCGTAGTCGAATCAGTAAAAGAGAGCCAAGGAGGCTTTGAAAATGAATTAGGAAACATATTATCAACTGGACAATGGTTGAGTATTCCATTTATAGTTGTAGGACTATATTTTGCTATCATGGCAAAAAAAACTAATGAGATATAA
- the yidD gene encoding membrane protein insertion efficiency factor YidD: MLKKILIYPFVLLVRFYQGAISPFTPAACRFEPTCSSYMIQALQTHGLFYGGYLGIKRILSCHPWGRKGYDPVPEKKCNHNH, from the coding sequence ATGCTAAAAAAAATTCTCATCTACCCATTCGTATTGCTGGTACGGTTTTATCAGGGCGCTATCTCCCCTTTTACTCCTGCGGCCTGTCGGTTTGAGCCCACTTGTTCGAGCTATATGATTCAGGCATTACAAACTCATGGATTATTTTATGGAGGCTATTTAGGAATAAAAAGAATTTTGAGTTGTCATCCATGGGGTAGAAAAGGATATGATCCTGTTCCAGAAAAAAAATGCAATCACAATCACTGA
- the cysS gene encoding cysteine--tRNA ligase gives MSLYKSQTLKIYNSLSGEKETFVPINEGNVGMYVCGPTVYSNVHLGNVRTFMSFDVIFRYLLHLDYKVRYVRNITDVGHIVDDVDEGEDKIAKKARLEQLEPMEVVQRYTVDFHDILNAFNFLPPSIEPTATGHIIEQIEVIKAIIDKGIGYEANGSVYFDVVKFNENHHYGVLSGRNIEDMLANTRDLDGQSDKRNPQDFALWKRAEPQHIMRWPSPWSDGFPGWHLECTAMSTKYLGTHFDIHGGGMDLKFPHHECEIAQNEACTGHTPVNYWMHANMLTLNGKKMAKSTGNNILPGEILTGDNAFLSKAFSASVARFFMLQAHYRSILDFSDEAIIAAEKGYKRLMEAMESLKEITANATSSIDIATWKQLCYDSMNDDFNTPILIAQLFEGVRFINLLKDEKETLNAADLKSFTTTMQAFVFDVLGLEEEKTNGNTEKLEGVVNMLIDMRKQARDDKNFALSDQIRDQLIALGIQLKDGKEGTSFSIQ, from the coding sequence ATGTCCTTATATAAAAGTCAGACCTTAAAAATATACAATTCTCTTTCAGGAGAAAAAGAAACATTTGTACCTATCAACGAAGGAAATGTTGGAATGTACGTATGCGGACCTACTGTTTACAGTAATGTCCATTTAGGAAACGTAAGAACTTTTATGTCATTTGATGTTATTTTCAGGTACTTATTACATTTAGATTATAAAGTACGTTATGTTCGTAATATTACTGATGTTGGACATATTGTTGACGATGTAGATGAAGGAGAAGATAAAATTGCAAAAAAAGCCCGTTTAGAACAATTGGAACCTATGGAAGTAGTACAACGCTACACCGTAGATTTCCATGATATCCTGAATGCTTTTAACTTTTTACCTCCTAGTATTGAACCTACTGCAACTGGACATATTATAGAGCAAATCGAAGTTATAAAAGCCATTATAGACAAAGGAATTGGTTATGAAGCCAATGGCTCTGTTTATTTTGACGTAGTCAAATTTAATGAGAATCACCATTACGGAGTATTAAGCGGTCGCAATATCGAAGATATGCTTGCCAATACACGCGATCTTGACGGACAATCTGACAAAAGAAACCCACAAGATTTTGCACTTTGGAAAAGAGCCGAACCACAACACATTATGCGTTGGCCTTCACCTTGGAGCGATGGTTTCCCAGGATGGCATTTAGAATGTACAGCTATGAGCACTAAATATTTGGGCACTCATTTTGACATTCACGGCGGTGGAATGGACTTAAAATTCCCACACCATGAATGTGAAATTGCACAAAATGAAGCTTGCACCGGACATACACCTGTTAATTACTGGATGCATGCCAATATGCTAACTCTGAATGGCAAAAAAATGGCCAAATCTACTGGAAACAATATTTTACCAGGAGAGATTTTAACTGGGGATAACGCTTTTTTAAGCAAAGCATTTTCAGCATCAGTAGCACGTTTTTTTATGCTACAGGCTCATTATAGAAGTATTCTTGACTTCTCAGACGAAGCAATTATCGCTGCCGAAAAAGGATATAAAAGATTAATGGAAGCAATGGAATCCCTAAAAGAGATTACTGCTAACGCAACAAGTTCTATAGACATTGCCACTTGGAAACAATTGTGTTATGATTCTATGAATGATGATTTCAATACACCAATTCTTATTGCACAATTATTTGAAGGTGTTCGTTTTATCAATTTATTAAAAGATGAAAAAGAAACTTTAAATGCGGCCGATTTGAAATCATTCACAACAACAATGCAAGCTTTTGTATTTGATGTTTTAGGATTGGAAGAAGAAAAAACCAACGGCAACACAGAAAAACTGGAAGGCGTAGTTAATATGCTTATCGACATGCGAAAACAAGCCCGAGATGACAAAAATTTTGCGTTGTCCGATCAAATCCGTGATCAATTAATAGCCTTAGGCATTCAATTAAAAGACGGGAAAGAAGGAACAAGTTTTAGCATTCAGTAA
- the folE gene encoding GTP cyclohydrolase I FolE: protein MINNEEFQNEIGDNHISTNANNPVRKDAFNITDEEKIERIKKDVENILLTLGMDLTDDSMKGTPNRVAKMFVKEIFGGLNPVKKPKASTFENNYKYGEMLVEKNITLYSTCEHHLLPIIGRAHVAYISNGRVIGLSKMNRIVEHFAKRPQVQERLTMQIVQELQQALGTEDVACVIDAKHLCVNSRGIKDIESSTVTSEFGGKFKDAQIKREFLDYIKLETPF from the coding sequence ATGATAAATAACGAAGAATTTCAAAACGAAATAGGAGACAATCATATCAGTACAAATGCTAATAATCCTGTAAGAAAGGATGCTTTTAACATTACAGATGAAGAGAAAATTGAAAGAATAAAAAAAGATGTCGAAAATATTCTACTAACACTTGGAATGGATTTGACAGACGATAGCATGAAAGGCACACCAAATCGTGTAGCCAAAATGTTTGTAAAAGAAATTTTTGGCGGACTAAATCCAGTAAAAAAACCAAAAGCCTCAACTTTTGAGAACAATTACAAATATGGAGAAATGTTAGTTGAAAAAAACATTACCCTCTACTCTACCTGCGAACATCATTTATTGCCTATAATTGGAAGAGCACACGTTGCTTACATCTCGAACGGAAGAGTTATTGGTCTTTCAAAAATGAATCGTATTGTAGAACATTTTGCAAAAAGACCACAAGTACAAGAACGTTTAACAATGCAAATTGTTCAAGAACTACAACAAGCACTTGGAACTGAAGATGTCGCTTGTGTGATTGACGCTAAACACCTTTGTGTTAATTCAAGAGGAATCAAAGACATTGAAAGCAGTACAGTTACTTCTGAATTTGGTGGAAAATTTAAAGATGCTCAAATAAAAAGAGAATTTTTAGACTACATCAAATTAGAAACTCCATTTTAG
- a CDS encoding pyridoxal phosphate-dependent aminotransferase codes for MPKISSKGKLMPESPIRKLTPYSESAKKKGLKVYHLNIGQPDIKTPKVAINAVKNITLDILEYSHSAGFESYRTKLSQYYKHQNVNVDFEDIIITSGGSEALLFALGTTMDQGDELIVHEPFYANYNAFSVASGVTVIPVTSTIETGFALPSVDAFEKMITPKTKAILICNPGNPTGYMYSEEEMMRLAALVKKHDLFLISDEVYREFTYDGDVHYSIMNIKGIEDHAIMIDSVSKRFSMCGARIGCMVSKNKEIMSTAMKFAQARLSPPTIEQIASEAALDTPKSYFDEVITEYKDRRDTLISELNKIEGVIVTKPKGAFYCIAQLPIDNADDFAQWLLEKYQLNGETVMIAPAAGFYSTPGIGLNQVRIAYVLKKEDLISAVQILKEGLSIYNSKQKSALLHI; via the coding sequence ATGCCAAAAATATCATCTAAAGGGAAGTTAATGCCAGAATCCCCGATTCGCAAACTTACCCCTTATTCCGAATCGGCTAAGAAAAAAGGCCTAAAAGTATACCATTTAAACATTGGTCAACCTGATATAAAAACTCCAAAAGTCGCCATAAATGCCGTAAAGAACATTACGCTTGACATTTTGGAATACAGCCATTCAGCCGGTTTTGAAAGCTACAGAACGAAGCTTTCACAATATTATAAGCATCAAAATGTAAATGTAGATTTTGAAGATATCATCATTACATCTGGTGGATCCGAAGCACTTTTATTTGCATTAGGAACCACTATGGATCAAGGTGATGAACTTATTGTTCACGAACCTTTTTATGCCAATTACAATGCCTTTTCAGTTGCTTCTGGTGTTACCGTAATCCCTGTAACTTCTACAATAGAAACCGGTTTTGCATTACCTAGCGTTGATGCTTTTGAAAAAATGATTACCCCAAAAACAAAAGCAATTCTTATTTGTAATCCAGGAAATCCAACGGGATATATGTATTCTGAAGAAGAGATGATGCGATTGGCCGCATTGGTCAAAAAACATGATTTATTTTTGATTTCAGACGAAGTATATCGTGAATTCACTTATGATGGCGATGTACATTACTCAATAATGAACATCAAAGGAATAGAAGATCATGCTATCATGATTGATTCCGTTTCTAAACGTTTTAGCATGTGTGGTGCAAGAATTGGATGTATGGTTTCTAAAAATAAAGAAATCATGTCAACTGCAATGAAATTTGCACAAGCTCGATTAAGCCCTCCTACAATTGAACAAATTGCGAGCGAAGCAGCTCTTGACACTCCAAAGAGTTATTTTGACGAAGTCATTACAGAGTATAAAGACAGAAGAGACACTTTGATTAGTGAATTAAATAAAATTGAAGGTGTAATTGTAACTAAACCTAAAGGCGCTTTCTATTGCATTGCACAACTTCCTATTGACAATGCAGATGATTTTGCCCAATGGTTATTAGAAAAATATCAATTGAATGGTGAAACCGTTATGATAGCACCAGCAGCTGGTTTTTACTCAACACCAGGCATAGGTCTAAACCAAGTTCGTATTGCTTATGTATTAAAAAAAGAAGACTTGATTAGCGCAGTTCAAATTTTAAAAGAAGGATTAAGCATTTATAATTCTAAACAAAAAAGCGCTTTACTTCATATTTAA
- a CDS encoding PDZ domain-containing protein, with product MNSVFAQDDFVFDKGVDKINVPIKVINNLIFMPIEVNGVELNFLLDTGVEEIVLFSLEDNPNVKFYNSEKINLRGLGSKESVEGLKTTNNILSIQGLKAMNQLVYVILDESFNLSSQIGIPVNGIIGYQFFKDNLVSINYAKKKLVVSKNNEANINKIRKKYNEIPITVEKHKPYLLANVFMDKEVSVKLLIDNGNSDSFWLFQNLSEDVKVPSKNFDDFLGKGFSGDIEGKRARVSKFAFDKYSFDNPIVAFPDSASVRSVRMVQNRMGSIGGGILKRFSVVFDYKNEKLYLKKNSDFGEPFTYNKSGLEIQHHGLQWVPETVKLETVPISVGTTYNSAGEKAKDNFKYKFSLKPIYEISNIRKNSPADLCGLEVGDVVVSINKTPVYNYSLEKINEMFKSEEEKWINLEIERNGQVMGFRFQLLDIL from the coding sequence ATGAACTCTGTTTTCGCACAGGATGATTTTGTATTTGATAAGGGAGTAGATAAAATAAATGTACCGATTAAAGTGATTAATAATTTGATTTTTATGCCTATTGAGGTCAATGGGGTAGAGTTGAATTTTTTGCTTGATACTGGTGTTGAGGAAATTGTTCTTTTTAGTTTAGAAGATAATCCAAACGTCAAATTTTATAATTCTGAAAAAATAAATTTGCGTGGTTTAGGAAGTAAAGAATCTGTAGAAGGATTAAAAACAACCAATAACATCTTGAGTATTCAGGGTTTGAAAGCAATGAATCAGCTTGTTTATGTTATTCTTGATGAGAGTTTTAATTTATCCTCTCAAATAGGAATTCCTGTTAATGGGATTATTGGTTACCAGTTTTTTAAGGACAATCTAGTGAGTATAAACTATGCGAAAAAGAAGCTTGTAGTTTCTAAAAACAATGAGGCAAATATCAATAAAATACGTAAAAAGTATAATGAAATTCCAATTACTGTTGAAAAGCATAAACCGTATTTGTTAGCAAATGTTTTTATGGATAAAGAGGTGTCAGTGAAGCTATTAATTGATAATGGAAATAGTGATTCTTTTTGGCTTTTTCAAAATTTATCCGAAGATGTAAAGGTTCCTTCAAAAAATTTCGATGATTTTCTGGGTAAGGGTTTTAGCGGAGATATAGAAGGAAAAAGAGCAAGAGTTTCTAAGTTTGCATTTGATAAATATTCGTTTGATAATCCTATAGTTGCTTTTCCTGACTCTGCTTCAGTAAGAAGTGTTCGTATGGTTCAAAATAGAATGGGGTCCATTGGCGGTGGAATTTTAAAACGATTCTCAGTTGTTTTTGATTATAAAAATGAGAAATTGTATTTAAAGAAAAACTCCGATTTCGGCGAGCCTTTTACTTATAATAAAAGCGGTTTGGAGATTCAGCATCATGGTTTGCAATGGGTTCCTGAAACGGTAAAGCTTGAGACAGTTCCTATTTCTGTAGGGACAACTTATAATTCTGCTGGTGAAAAAGCAAAAGACAACTTTAAATATAAATTTAGTTTAAAACCTATTTATGAGATTTCTAATATTAGAAAAAATTCACCGGCTGATCTTTGTGGTTTAGAAGTGGGGGATGTTGTTGTATCCATTAACAAAACACCCGTTTATAATTATTCTTTAGAAAAAATAAATGAGATGTTTAAGTCTGAGGAAGAGAAATGGATTAATTTAGAAATAGAAAGAAATGGCCAAGTAATGGGATTTAGGTTTCAACTATTGGACATTTTATAA
- a CDS encoding DUF1573 domain-containing protein translates to MKKIATLIVMLLISSIGFAQSGSKIEFHQADNTVDYGKIYKQSDNGIREFTFTNTGNAPLTIIAIQSTASCTVTYKPSQPILPGKSDRIEIKYNMVPGPIRKTITVETNAVNYEEGRVPLKIKGEVIPN, encoded by the coding sequence ATGAAAAAAATTGCAACTCTTATCGTAATGCTTTTAATCAGTAGCATTGGCTTTGCACAAAGCGGTTCAAAAATTGAATTTCATCAGGCAGACAACACTGTAGATTACGGAAAAATATACAAGCAAAGTGATAATGGAATACGTGAATTTACATTTACAAATACAGGAAATGCTCCGTTGACCATTATAGCCATTCAATCTACAGCTAGTTGTACAGTAACTTATAAACCAAGCCAACCTATTTTGCCTGGAAAATCAGATAGAATCGAAATCAAATACAATATGGTTCCTGGACCTATACGAAAAACAATAACTGTTGAAACAAATGCAGTAAACTATGAAGAAGGTAGAGTACCACTAAAAATTAAAGGGGAAGTCATACCTAATTAA
- a CDS encoding valine--tRNA ligase, with protein MTIPAQFDAKTIENKWYDYWMKNNYFHSEPDHRTPYSIVIPPPNVTGVLHMGHMLNNTIQDVLIRRARLKGFNACWVPGTDHASIATEAKVVAKLKKEGINKNDLTREEFLKHAWEWTDKYGGTILEQLKQLGCSCDWERTKFTMDPDMSASVIRSFVDLYNKGLIYRGYRMVNWDPEAKTTLSDEEVIYEEQQGKLYFLKYKIEGTEDFLTVATTRPETIFGDTAICINPNDERFAHLKGKKAIVPICGRVIPIIEDEYVDVEFGTGCLKVTPAHDMNDKTLGEKHNLEIVDIFNEDATLNSFGLHYKGKDRFVVRTEIAQELENSGALAKTETHLNKVGTSERTKAVIEPRLSDQWFLKMEDLVKPAIKAVLEDGDIKLHPKRFDNTYAHWLNNIRDWNISRQLWWGQQIPAYYYGDGKEDFVVAETIEEALKLAQEVTNNPQLTISDLKQDVDALDTWFSSWLWPMSVFGGIMDPESADFKYYYPTNDLVTGPDILFFWVARMIIAGYEYTGKKPFTNVYLTGLVRDKQRRKMSKSLGNSPEPLELIEKFGADGVRVGLLLSASAGNDIMFDEELCNQGKAFSNKIWNAFKLIKGWEVSDSISQPESSKVAIEWYEAKLQQTLLEIEDNFEKYRISDSLMAIYKLVWDDFCSWFLEMIKPAYQQPIDSVTFAKAIEMLENNLKLLHPFMPFLTEEIWQFLAERTTEEALIVSTWPEMKPFNAQLIADFENTIDVISGIRTIRKDKNIPFKDTIELKVVNNDKLSTYFDSVITKLGNITSLEYVSDKVDGALSFRVKSNEYFIPITGNINVEEEITKLTAELVYTQGFLKSVQAKLSNEKFVNGAPEKVLANERQKEADALSKIATLEQSLAGLK; from the coding sequence ATGACAATTCCCGCACAATTTGACGCTAAAACCATTGAGAATAAATGGTATGACTATTGGATGAAAAATAATTATTTTCATTCGGAACCAGATCATAGAACGCCTTACTCCATTGTAATTCCTCCACCCAATGTAACCGGAGTTTTGCACATGGGGCACATGCTTAACAATACAATTCAAGATGTTTTGATTCGTAGAGCACGTTTGAAAGGTTTCAATGCTTGCTGGGTCCCTGGTACTGATCACGCTTCGATCGCTACTGAGGCTAAAGTAGTTGCCAAATTGAAAAAAGAAGGAATTAATAAAAATGACTTAACACGCGAAGAGTTTTTAAAACACGCTTGGGAATGGACTGATAAATATGGTGGGACTATCTTGGAACAATTGAAACAATTGGGTTGTTCTTGTGATTGGGAACGCACTAAGTTTACTATGGATCCTGATATGTCAGCTTCTGTAATTAGATCTTTTGTTGATTTATATAACAAAGGTTTGATTTATCGTGGTTACCGTATGGTAAACTGGGATCCTGAAGCCAAAACGACTTTGTCTGACGAAGAAGTTATCTATGAAGAGCAACAAGGAAAATTATATTTCCTTAAATATAAAATTGAAGGAACAGAAGATTTCTTAACAGTAGCAACAACACGTCCAGAAACTATTTTTGGGGATACTGCTATTTGTATCAATCCTAATGATGAGCGTTTTGCTCACTTGAAAGGGAAAAAAGCTATTGTTCCTATTTGTGGAAGAGTGATCCCAATTATAGAAGATGAATATGTAGATGTTGAGTTTGGAACAGGTTGTCTTAAAGTGACTCCAGCTCACGATATGAATGACAAAACTCTAGGGGAGAAGCACAATCTTGAAATTGTAGATATCTTCAATGAAGATGCAACTTTGAATAGCTTTGGATTGCATTACAAAGGAAAAGATCGTTTTGTGGTTCGTACTGAAATTGCTCAAGAATTAGAGAATAGTGGTGCTTTGGCAAAAACGGAAACGCATCTTAACAAAGTGGGAACTTCTGAAAGAACCAAAGCAGTGATTGAACCTCGCTTGTCTGATCAATGGTTCTTGAAAATGGAAGATTTGGTAAAACCGGCTATCAAAGCGGTTTTAGAAGATGGAGATATTAAATTGCACCCAAAACGTTTTGATAACACTTACGCACATTGGTTAAACAATATTCGCGATTGGAATATCTCACGTCAATTATGGTGGGGACAACAGATTCCAGCCTATTATTATGGTGATGGCAAAGAAGATTTCGTAGTTGCCGAAACTATTGAAGAAGCTTTGAAATTAGCCCAAGAAGTAACAAACAATCCACAATTAACCATAAGCGATCTTAAGCAAGATGTCGATGCCCTTGATACTTGGTTCTCTTCTTGGTTATGGCCAATGTCTGTTTTTGGAGGAATTATGGATCCTGAGAGTGCGGATTTTAAATATTATTATCCAACTAATGATTTAGTTACCGGACCGGATATTTTGTTTTTCTGGGTTGCGAGAATGATTATTGCTGGTTATGAATATACTGGAAAGAAACCTTTTACGAATGTGTATTTAACGGGATTGGTTCGTGATAAACAACGTCGTAAAATGTCTAAATCTTTAGGAAACTCACCAGAGCCATTAGAATTAATCGAAAAGTTTGGTGCCGATGGAGTTCGTGTAGGATTGCTTTTGAGTGCTTCTGCAGGAAACGATATTATGTTCGACGAAGAATTATGCAATCAAGGAAAAGCGTTTTCTAACAAAATTTGGAATGCCTTCAAATTGATCAAAGGATGGGAAGTATCGGATTCTATTTCACAACCAGAATCTTCGAAAGTAGCTATCGAATGGTATGAAGCTAAGTTGCAACAAACCCTTTTGGAAATTGAAGACAATTTTGAAAAATATAGAATTTCTGATTCTTTGATGGCAATCTACAAATTAGTTTGGGATGATTTCTGTTCTTGGTTTTTAGAAATGATAAAACCAGCTTACCAACAGCCTATTGACAGCGTAACTTTTGCGAAAGCGATAGAAATGTTGGAAAATAACTTGAAATTATTGCATCCGTTTATGCCTTTCCTAACAGAGGAAATTTGGCAATTCTTGGCAGAAAGAACAACTGAGGAGGCATTAATTGTTTCGACTTGGCCGGAAATGAAACCTTTCAACGCTCAATTAATTGCTGATTTTGAAAACACAATTGATGTGATTTCAGGAATCAGAACTATTCGTAAGGACAAAAACATTCCGTTTAAGGATACTATTGAATTGAAAGTGGTTAACAATGATAAGCTTTCAACCTATTTTGATTCGGTAATAACCAAATTGGGTAATATTACTTCATTAGAATACGTTTCGGATAAAGTAGATGGTGCTTTGTCTTTCCGTGTAAAATCGAATGAGTATTTTATTCCAATTACAGGAAATATAAACGTTGAGGAAGAAATTACAAAATTAACTGCTGAGTTGGTGTATACACAAGGTTTCTTGAAATCTGTACAAGCAAAACTTTCTAATGAGAAATTTGTAAATGGAGCACCGGAGAAAGTATTAGCAAATGAAAGACAAAAAGAAGCTGATGCACTTTCTAAAATTGCAACATTGGAGCAAAGTTTGGCTGGACTAAAATAG
- a CDS encoding hybrid sensor histidine kinase/response regulator: MKQNRKHTILLVDDMPQNLIALKSVLEHPERKIITCLSGNEALQVLLKEKVSLILVDVQMPEMDGYEFVEIVKNHPDTAYIPTIFVTAISDEPKFMNKAYDLGAIDFLFKPLITEVTRKKVDSFLRIWDYDQELKLLNSKLHEKNVELEQFGNILAHDLKTPLGNIKGLLEIIEEDHFLNLKGESAEMFEMVKTSTAIMSNLIEDLLHYTKCVQNNEGKENVNLLAVADKVIKLINPMGNVHIEKVNLDNNIIFQPPAIHQILSNLLSNAIKFNDKEITEIKIEFNTKERTLSVMDNGPGIEEKHHQKVFEMFQTLGNKPRGESSTGIGLGLVKKLVERNGVNIKINNAPSSGSEFLIYDLVVENVNQNYSEIQKT; encoded by the coding sequence ATGAAGCAAAATAGAAAACATACCATATTATTAGTTGATGATATGCCTCAAAATTTAATTGCTTTAAAAAGTGTTCTTGAACACCCGGAAAGAAAAATAATTACCTGTTTATCCGGAAATGAAGCTCTGCAAGTACTATTAAAAGAAAAAGTTTCCTTGATTCTTGTAGATGTACAAATGCCCGAAATGGATGGGTATGAATTTGTGGAAATAGTAAAAAATCATCCCGATACAGCCTATATTCCTACCATTTTTGTAACAGCAATAAGCGATGAACCAAAATTCATGAATAAAGCCTATGATTTAGGGGCAATTGATTTTTTATTCAAACCATTAATTACTGAAGTAACCCGCAAAAAAGTGGATTCCTTTTTACGAATTTGGGATTACGACCAAGAACTGAAATTATTGAATAGTAAGCTTCATGAAAAGAACGTAGAATTAGAACAGTTTGGTAATATTTTAGCACATGATTTAAAAACTCCGTTAGGAAATATTAAAGGCTTGTTGGAAATAATCGAAGAAGATCATTTTTTGAATCTAAAAGGAGAATCTGCCGAAATGTTTGAGATGGTAAAAACTTCTACAGCCATTATGTCTAATCTAATAGAGGATTTACTTCATTACACCAAATGTGTTCAGAATAATGAAGGAAAGGAAAATGTAAATTTATTAGCGGTTGCAGATAAGGTAATCAAACTCATAAACCCAATGGGTAATGTTCATATTGAAAAAGTAAATCTGGATAACAACATTATATTTCAACCACCAGCTATTCATCAAATACTATCTAACTTATTATCGAATGCAATAAAGTTTAATGACAAAGAAATCACCGAAATTAAAATAGAATTTAATACCAAAGAACGTACTCTATCCGTAATGGATAATGGTCCGGGTATTGAAGAAAAACACCATCAAAAAGTATTCGAAATGTTTCAGACATTAGGCAATAAACCCAGAGGCGAAAGCAGTACTGGAATTGGTCTGGGATTAGTAAAAAAATTGGTTGAGCGTAATGGCGTGAATATCAAAATAAATAATGCTCCAAGCTCTGGCAGTGAATTTTTAATATACGATTTGGTTGTAGAAAACGTTAATCAAAATTACAGTGAGATTCAAAAAACATAA